The proteins below come from a single Orcinus orca chromosome 6, mOrcOrc1.1, whole genome shotgun sequence genomic window:
- the RPP25L gene encoding ribonuclease P protein subunit p25-like protein, producing the protein MEHYRKAGSVELPAPSPMPQLPPDTLEMRVRDGSKIRNLLGLALGRLEGGSARHVVFSGSGRAAGKAVSCAEIVKRRVPGLHQLTKLRFLQTEDSWVPTSPDAGLDPLTVRRHVPAVWVLLSRDPLDPNECGYQPPGAPPALGPTPTSSSGPRPRRRARDTRF; encoded by the coding sequence ATGGAGCACTACCGGAAGGCTGGCTCTGTGGAACTCCCAGCACCTTCCCCGATGCCCCAGCTACCGCCTGATACCCTGGAGATGCGGGTCCGAGATGGCAGCAAAATCCGCAACCTGCTGGGCCTGGCGCTGGGGCGGTTGGAGGGCGGCAGTGCTCGGCATGTGGTGTTCTCAGGTTCTGGCCGGGCTGCAGGCAAGGCTGTCAGCTGTGCTGAGATTGTCAAACGGCGGGTACCAGGCCTGCACCAGCTTACCAAGCTGCGCTTCCTGCAGACCGAGGACAGCTGGGTGCCAACCTCACCCGACGCAGGCCTAGATCCCCTCACGGTACGCCGCCATGTGCCTGCGGTATGGGTACTGCTCAGCCGAGATCCACTGGACCCCAATGAGTGTGGCTACCAGCCCCCGGGGGCACCCCCTGCCTTGGGCCCCACACCTACCTCCAGCTCTGGCCCCCGACCCCGAAGAAGGGCTCGAGACACCCGGTTTTGA